The Branchiostoma lanceolatum isolate klBraLanc5 chromosome 1, klBraLanc5.hap2, whole genome shotgun sequence genomic sequence ACAGCCTCTGTAGTATTTACAAAACACCCCGCTCCCAAGGCTTCGCCAAacaaacactaaaaaaaaaaaacctgtctCCTCATACAAACTTTAACTACCCTTCACTTATAAACAGGACTGCCTGATACTGCAGGACACCTATGATCCCTGCTCTGAGAACTGTCGCACAAAACTCAGGCATCAACTGCCAGACGGCAAACCCGGCTAGCATAAAACTTATCACAGCTGGTGGGCCCAGAAAGATACAGAAAAACACGTACACGCTGGTTGAGTATGCCACGGTGGTTAGCTAAGGTCTATCCCTAGGATACACAATAacacatatactgtatatgtatgaGTCAGGGTGGGACTAGCTACTGTAGAAGGCCGGGGCTATCTGGCTGGATGGAGCTGTGGTGGGTCTGCTCCGTAACAATACTTGGCTTTGGGGTCGCGATATGAATTCTCATGCTGCACGCTCTGAAAAAACAATTATGGGGAAAAAATAtgaattatttattcattcatttaatttcTAATTTATCCAGGGACAACATATCGCCAAAAGGGCAGTTTTAAATGAGCCCTGTGGGCATACATAACGAAACAAACTgaagtaacaaaatataataaaacGGTACAAAAAACTTAGGTACAGTAATGAtgaagaatgaatgaagactgaataatgaatgaagaatTTCTGGAgtatgtacatctacatgtaacatctacacTGAAAAAATTATAAGTGACTGTTACTGATAAGATACAGTATCAAAAAGTTCTAATAATCTTCCATAAGATTTTAACTAAACACATTGCTACATTGTATGGAtacagttttgaaacagtcaaacgtttcagccAGACGTTTTTTATTTATAGATAGATGAAATAAATTCAgccagcatccgctgtcttttgacAGTGactggcgtatcttattacctggatgtctaaccttcatcatgaCGTTACCAGATCTATTTGTATATTCATCTATTGGAAATgcgacaacacaacacaatgggTCACCCTGGCAGCATTGCTGACATCGGGTGCCATCAATTATTTCAGAAACTTTAGTCACACCTGGGTACCTTCCTTAAGACAGGTGAGAAGTGAGACTTACCTGAGAAGAGGTGCGACACTTGGCCAGACACAGCTCAAAGTGGTCGGTCACAGAGGCAAACAGGGTCTTGAAGGCATCGGGGACGTGGTCCAGCAAACTCCGTAACAACGGttgctggggggagggggggggggttgaggaAGGGGATTAGTACTACTAGACACTTGTAAAGTTGTATGGCACAGATACAAAGAACGGTCTTGAAacactggtacatgtagctttaaatGTGGACATTTCCTGTTGAAAACCTAAAAATACATCAAATCTCTCTCTAAGTGATAAAGCAAAAAAGACTCCTCAGAGAAAGATATAATACTCAGTGTTTTCTtatcaaaaaagaaaattaacttCAAGTGGTCTTAATACAAGAGTCTCTTAAAAAGATGTTTGGGTATTTTTTACCAACATATATTTCTTTaattgttagtgtgtttgtgatTTAGTTACCCTGTCAGGCTGTAGACAGCAggcaaatgtttgtttgtttgtttgtttgtttggcattTATTTACCTTTTCCGGCTGTAGACAGCAAGAGACGCAGTGTTCGTAGACCTGACAACAGCCGCTCTCCTGACAGCTGGCGCACGTGAACCGCCGAGTCGTCAGCGACGTCACATCACAGCAGCCGCCGACTAggatgtcttctctgtcacacaCAAACCCTGCAGGgggagaaacacacacacacgtcacaTCACAGCAGCCACCGACTAggatgtcttctctgtcacacaCAAACCCTGCAGGgggagaaacacacacacacgtcacaTCACAGCAGCCACCGACTAggatgtcttctctgtcacataCAAACCCTGCAGgggagaaacacacacacacgtcacaTCACAGCAGCCGCCGACTAggatgtcttctctgtcacacaCAAACCCTGCAGgggagaaacacacacacacgtcacaTCACAGCAGCCACCGACTAggatgtcttctctgtcacacaCAAACCCTGCAGGGGGAGAAACAGAGATATCAACATAGACTCCAGGAGCATTGACAGGTGGCAAGTCAGGATTAAGACAGTGGAATCAAATGAAGAAGGACTGAATGACGATACTAAGCTTAGGTCAATGTCTATTAAGTTCCACATTAcaccaaaaattgttactcattacaagcaactggataaaattttccaaattttatccagttgcttgagtaacactactatttttggcgtatcttactacctggatgtctaaccttcatcaatgttccaacattacaattacatcaGACTTAACAGTTCAAAAGATGGGAGGTCACTGCTTGCCACACATGATTCAGAAGACCTCATCAAGTAAGATGTAGCCATTATAACCATGCTATCAATATTTatgttagctacatgtacatgtagccaggTGACAGACGTCTTTTGGATTGCCCTATagtaagaaaacaaggaaattagcTATAGTAAGTTCCTACCACAAGTGTTTCC encodes the following:
- the LOC136423969 gene encoding SREBP regulating gene protein-like encodes the protein MISRRIFRRRWFLALVLGASLLYFLLSVFKQSEQSVVKDSGDYKPPEFDFRRKISWKPRFQARNLANKTDPNCRNSVQGKEVIADERGFVCDREDILVGGCCDVTSLTTRRFTCASCQESGCCQVYEHCVSCCLQPEKQPLLRSLLDHVPDAFKTLFASVTDHFELCLAKCRTSSQSVQHENSYRDPKAKYCYGADPPQLHPAR